A single region of the Mesotoga sp. BH458_6_3_2_1 genome encodes:
- the hpt gene encoding hypoxanthine phosphoribosyltransferase, giving the protein MHFDPAKIEVLYSEEKLKRIVDRLAERINEYYSPITDEITAVCILKGSVHFYSDLLKRIGLKVRYNFVHVSSYAGASTTGRIRVKTWVDESVTDRYVLLVEDIVDTGGTLRYIINYIWKQKPADVKLVSLFEKTIHDHGVKIDFTGERIGDQFIIGYGLDYDEVYRNLPYVGCLKGE; this is encoded by the coding sequence ATGCACTTTGACCCCGCTAAAATCGAAGTTCTATACTCTGAAGAAAAACTTAAAAGAATTGTTGATAGACTTGCTGAGAGAATCAATGAATACTATTCTCCAATTACAGATGAGATAACAGCCGTTTGCATCCTGAAAGGGTCAGTGCATTTTTACAGTGACCTTCTGAAAAGGATTGGTCTTAAAGTACGATACAACTTTGTCCATGTTTCTAGCTATGCCGGGGCTTCAACGACCGGAAGAATACGTGTAAAAACCTGGGTAGATGAATCGGTTACTGACCGTTATGTTCTATTGGTGGAAGACATAGTCGATACAGGAGGAACTCTCAGGTACATAATCAACTATATCTGGAAACAGAAACCTGCAGACGTGAAGCTCGTATCGCTATTTGAGAAGACTATTCACGATCACGGTGTGAAAATTGATTTCACTGGAGAAAGGATTGGTGATCAGTTTATAATAGGCTACGGACTCGATTATGACGAAGTATATAGAAATCTTCCTTATGTGGGTTGCTTGAAAGGTGAATAA
- a CDS encoding nitronate monooxygenase, with product MGHKRQSLTELLEIKYPILQGGMAWVADHTLAAAVSNAGGLGIIAGGNLSSEELLVEIHEVRKLTSNPFGVNIMLLSPYAEEQMEIVRKEKIPVVTTGAGSPSRFVDGLKSAGTKVIPVVASAGLAKRLEMQGVDAVIAEGMEAGGHIGKVTSMVLVPAVSSATQIPVVAAGGIADGRGFVAALALGASGVQMGTRFICTSECSAHLRYKEKILSSNELDTVVTGNANGHPVRAFRNRLTRYIEELEKRGEGFEEIEKVAVGALKRAVKEGDLNSGSLMAGQSSGLIGEVLSVNELIKSIIEEAEEIIGHLGGIAKW from the coding sequence TTGGGACATAAGAGACAATCACTGACCGAGTTACTTGAAATCAAATATCCGATACTCCAGGGAGGAATGGCCTGGGTTGCAGACCACACTCTAGCTGCAGCAGTCTCAAATGCTGGCGGCTTGGGCATTATCGCTGGAGGCAACCTCTCCTCGGAGGAGCTGCTTGTCGAAATTCACGAGGTTAGAAAACTGACTTCCAATCCATTTGGAGTAAACATCATGTTGCTTTCCCCATATGCTGAAGAACAGATGGAAATAGTTCGAAAAGAGAAAATCCCGGTTGTGACTACTGGAGCAGGAAGTCCTTCTCGCTTTGTCGATGGACTTAAGTCTGCAGGGACAAAAGTGATCCCAGTAGTAGCTTCTGCAGGACTCGCCAAGAGATTGGAGATGCAGGGAGTCGATGCGGTTATCGCTGAAGGAATGGAAGCGGGTGGCCATATTGGAAAAGTGACATCCATGGTTCTCGTCCCGGCCGTTTCTTCTGCAACACAGATTCCGGTTGTCGCAGCTGGAGGTATCGCAGATGGAAGAGGATTCGTTGCGGCACTGGCGCTAGGGGCCAGTGGAGTTCAAATGGGAACAAGGTTTATCTGCACGTCCGAGTGTTCGGCACACCTTCGCTATAAGGAGAAAATTCTATCATCAAACGAGCTCGATACAGTTGTAACGGGAAATGCAAACGGCCATCCTGTTAGAGCCTTCAGAAACAGACTCACAAGATACATAGAGGAGCTTGAGAAAAGAGGCGAGGGATTCGAGGAAATTGAGAAAGTAGCCGTTGGTGCACTTAAAAGAGCCGTTAAGGAAGGTGATCTCAATTCAGGCTCTTTGATGGCCGGTCAATCTAGCGGCTTGATAGGGGAAGTATTAAGTGTGAACGAACTAATCAAATCAATTATTGAAGAGGCCGAAGAAATCATCGGCCATCTGGGAGGGATCGCAAAATGGTAG
- a CDS encoding Mut7-C RNAse domain-containing protein encodes MKFLVEDSLTKLAKKLRLMGFDTEICTRSEISEASRDREVFLTKSKKSLEIAWKNKIKCYLIKSENWKSQLRSVIQRFKIDANDVHFLSRCSKCNGMLVEASPNDLTDVPEYVALTKARFCRCIHCGQVYWDGSHVEHIKLMNSFLEKSGGRTEEI; translated from the coding sequence ATGAAGTTTCTTGTCGAAGATTCTTTAACAAAGCTGGCAAAAAAACTTCGACTAATGGGGTTTGATACCGAGATTTGTACTAGAAGCGAAATTAGCGAAGCATCAAGAGATAGAGAAGTATTTCTGACAAAGAGCAAGAAGTCACTGGAAATTGCCTGGAAAAACAAGATTAAGTGCTATCTCATAAAATCGGAAAACTGGAAGTCTCAACTGAGGTCAGTTATTCAAAGGTTCAAGATAGATGCAAACGATGTGCACTTCTTGAGCAGGTGTTCGAAGTGCAACGGTATGCTTGTTGAGGCATCTCCAAATGATTTGACTGACGTTCCGGAATATGTGGCACTCACGAAAGCCAGGTTCTGTAGATGTATACACTGTGGTCAAGTCTATTGGGACGGAAGTCATGTCGAACATATAAAATTGATGAATTCCTTCTTGGAGAAGAGTGGTGGTAGAACTGAAGAGATCTAA
- the fabF gene encoding beta-ketoacyl-ACP synthase II: MRRVVVTGMGIISSIGSNLEEFWESLKSGRSGIDWIDTFDVSEYGSKVAGRVKNFDPTSYMEKREAKRTARFVQMAIASASEAYNDSGLEEELFDSEMAGVIYGVGLGGMDVIEDQHLILMDKGPSRITPFLIPMTIANMAPGLLAIRFGFKGTNFTISTACASGTNAIGEATRLIRSGVLDVAMTGGTEATITPLALAGFSNMTALSRGTPESASRPFDSKRDGFVMAEGSATLIIEEYERALRRGARIYGEIVGYGSTDDAFHITSPEESGDGAYRAMKMALKDACVDPSEVDYINAHGTSTPLNDVIETRAIKRLYGIRESLNISSTKSMAGHALGAAGAIESVATFLSIRNSFVPPTINYSNPDPECDLNYTPNFGIEKAINFAMKNSFGFGGHNASLLFKRL, from the coding sequence ATGAGAAGAGTTGTAGTTACGGGCATGGGAATTATAAGCTCTATCGGAAGCAACCTGGAAGAATTCTGGGAGTCCCTGAAGTCAGGAAGATCGGGAATCGATTGGATTGACACATTTGATGTTTCGGAATATGGATCTAAAGTCGCGGGTCGAGTCAAGAATTTCGACCCGACTTCCTATATGGAGAAGAGAGAAGCCAAGAGAACTGCCAGGTTTGTCCAGATGGCGATTGCAAGTGCCAGCGAGGCTTACAATGACTCCGGTCTAGAAGAAGAGCTTTTTGATTCGGAAATGGCTGGGGTCATATACGGTGTGGGACTAGGTGGAATGGACGTTATTGAAGATCAACATCTGATTCTTATGGACAAAGGCCCTTCTCGAATCACTCCATTTTTGATACCGATGACAATCGCAAATATGGCTCCTGGCCTTCTTGCTATCCGTTTCGGTTTTAAGGGAACCAATTTCACCATCTCAACTGCCTGCGCTTCTGGAACAAATGCAATCGGAGAAGCAACCCGGCTCATTAGAAGCGGAGTTCTTGACGTCGCAATGACTGGCGGCACGGAGGCGACGATTACACCTCTTGCTCTTGCCGGATTCTCGAATATGACTGCCCTTTCACGAGGAACTCCTGAATCGGCTTCAAGACCATTCGATAGTAAACGAGATGGATTTGTCATGGCTGAGGGTTCTGCAACACTAATAATCGAGGAGTATGAGCGCGCTTTGAGACGCGGTGCGAGAATTTACGGGGAAATCGTCGGTTACGGTTCTACTGACGATGCATTTCACATAACTTCGCCCGAGGAATCTGGAGATGGGGCATATAGAGCAATGAAAATGGCTCTAAAAGATGCTTGTGTTGACCCTTCAGAAGTTGACTACATTAACGCTCACGGAACTTCGACTCCGCTAAATGACGTAATAGAAACTAGAGCGATCAAGCGCCTTTACGGAATAAGAGAAAGCCTAAATATTAGTTCCACCAAGTCTATGGCTGGTCACGCTCTGGGAGCCGCTGGAGCTATCGAATCAGTGGCGACATTTCTCTCGATAAGGAATTCATTTGTGCCACCCACAATAAACTACTCTAATCCAGACCCAGAATGTGATCTTAACTACACTCCCAATTTCGGAATTGAAAAAGCCATAAATTTCGCAATGAAAAACTCATTTGGCTTTGGTGGTCATAATGCTTCTTTACTCTTCAAGAGGCTATAA
- the trmB gene encoding tRNA (guanosine(46)-N7)-methyltransferase TrmB, translating to MNLHYLGNYLDATEFDLPLNLNCIFGRDNDVFLEIGFGSGEFLVQKAVENPGVDLLGVELSMISAEKLLKSLVRNSLDNVRVLLIDASFALANIIPPTSISGVYMNFPCPWPKKRHSSRRLNDTAFVEKIAAVLKPDGFFQLYSDSKEFVHQMMLSVNETKLFSTLTFEENPSSGAKTRYERKWLSMEKEIFRFYCKRKERVVSIEKDVIHVSHLWLKEVDEVRLGRLIGEAFSRNEVFVKFLGVYRSLESEAFLIETLSVDRGFSQRFNITLSRREAGWLIQLDSQLRPIRTQAVRFALKTLSSLVGKEPV from the coding sequence ATGAATCTTCATTACCTTGGAAACTATCTTGACGCTACTGAATTTGATTTGCCCCTGAATCTCAACTGTATCTTTGGAAGAGATAATGACGTCTTTTTAGAAATAGGATTCGGCAGCGGCGAATTTCTTGTCCAGAAGGCAGTTGAGAATCCAGGAGTGGACTTGCTGGGTGTTGAACTTTCTATGATTAGCGCTGAAAAGCTATTGAAGTCACTGGTCAGGAATTCTCTGGACAATGTACGCGTTCTTCTTATCGATGCATCCTTTGCCCTGGCTAATATAATTCCTCCTACTTCGATTTCGGGAGTATATATGAACTTCCCGTGCCCGTGGCCAAAAAAGAGGCATTCAAGTCGGCGCCTAAATGACACTGCTTTTGTTGAGAAAATTGCCGCTGTCCTGAAACCGGACGGGTTCTTTCAACTATATTCCGACTCAAAAGAGTTCGTACACCAGATGATGTTGAGTGTGAATGAAACGAAGTTGTTTAGCACTCTAACTTTCGAAGAAAACCCATCATCTGGGGCAAAAACCAGGTACGAAAGAAAATGGTTGTCGATGGAGAAAGAGATCTTCAGGTTTTACTGCAAGAGAAAAGAAAGAGTCGTCAGTATTGAAAAGGACGTGATTCATGTGTCACATCTGTGGTTGAAAGAAGTCGACGAAGTTCGACTCGGGAGACTTATTGGGGAAGCCTTTTCGAGAAACGAGGTTTTTGTGAAGTTTCTTGGAGTTTATAGAAGCTTGGAAAGTGAGGCTTTCCTGATCGAAACCTTGTCGGTTGATAGAGGCTTCTCTCAGAGATTCAACATAACTCTTTCCAGGAGAGAAGCCGGATGGCTTATTCAACTGGACAGTCAGTTAAGACCGATTAGAACTCAGGCGGTGAGATTCGCATTGAAGACGCTTTCCAGTCTAGTCGGGAAAGAACCGGTTTGA
- the fabZ gene encoding 3-hydroxyacyl-ACP dehydratase FabZ, protein MKDKEYVKSKIPHRDPFLLVDCVTLIGDSEIKAYRDLSEEDPIFRGHFPGNPVYPGVLMIEGLAQTAGILLLEPKKTPLFAGIEHARFKEIVRPPCRLEYNVRVIGKKMNIVKVEGIAHVEGKICARATLLVSSL, encoded by the coding sequence GTGAAAGATAAGGAGTATGTGAAGAGTAAAATCCCGCACAGGGATCCCTTTCTTCTAGTTGACTGTGTAACTCTAATTGGTGATAGTGAGATTAAGGCCTACAGGGACTTGTCTGAAGAGGATCCCATATTTAGAGGTCACTTTCCTGGCAACCCAGTTTATCCAGGCGTGCTAATGATCGAGGGCCTTGCTCAGACAGCGGGAATTCTTCTACTGGAGCCGAAAAAGACCCCACTCTTCGCCGGCATTGAACACGCACGATTCAAGGAAATAGTGCGGCCACCGTGCAGACTGGAATATAACGTGAGAGTAATCGGAAAGAAGATGAACATTGTGAAGGTAGAGGGCATTGCTCATGTTGAAGGGAAGATTTGTGCCAGAGCTACACTTCTTGTTTCTTCATTATGA
- the acpP gene encoding acyl carrier protein yields the protein MEGTSTIQERVISIVAENLGIDAGEIKGNSRFIEDLGADSLDLVDLVMELEDKFDIQISDSQTASFKTIDDVVGFILALETK from the coding sequence ATGGAAGGAACTTCAACAATCCAAGAAAGGGTTATTTCAATAGTTGCAGAAAATCTCGGGATCGATGCAGGTGAGATCAAGGGGAATTCCAGATTCATAGAGGACCTTGGCGCGGACTCGCTTGATCTAGTAGATCTGGTAATGGAGCTGGAAGACAAATTTGACATTCAGATCAGCGATAGCCAAACCGCAAGCTTCAAGACAATCGACGACGTAGTTGGATTTATACTTGCACTGGAAACTAAGTAG
- a CDS encoding RsmD family RNA methyltransferase translates to MLTITGGKWTRRSIKTTARRNTRYTPQSARKALFDIVDVTSKTFIDLFAGSGIMSFEAMSRGAVNAMSVDVSKKACNSILDNKNDLDSSMNLRIICADFRRAIPSLVRKGVGADTVFADPPFDEEYIEPLFAVLNQNPELVNNQGQLIVETSDREKRAVLEFSSLFRLVDQREYAGIVFSILVRK, encoded by the coding sequence ATGTTGACAATAACAGGAGGAAAGTGGACCAGAAGATCGATAAAGACGACGGCCAGAAGAAATACCAGATATACACCACAGTCGGCAAGGAAAGCTCTCTTTGACATTGTGGATGTAACTTCGAAGACTTTCATCGATCTTTTTGCTGGAAGCGGAATAATGTCCTTTGAAGCAATGAGCAGAGGCGCTGTAAATGCAATGTCTGTCGATGTGTCGAAGAAAGCGTGCAACTCGATTCTTGATAATAAAAATGACCTCGATTCTTCAATGAATCTCAGGATCATTTGTGCCGATTTTCGAAGAGCGATCCCTTCGCTTGTTAGAAAGGGAGTGGGTGCCGACACTGTATTTGCTGACCCTCCCTTCGATGAAGAATACATTGAGCCTCTCTTTGCTGTTCTGAACCAGAACCCCGAACTCGTAAACAACCAGGGTCAATTGATAGTCGAAACTTCAGATAGAGAGAAGAGAGCTGTGCTGGAGTTTTCCTCGTTGTTCCGACTTGTTGATCAAAGAGAATATGCAGGCATAGTATTCTCAATTCTGGTGAGAAAATGA
- the fabD gene encoding ACP S-malonyltransferase → MVAWIFPGQGSQYVGMGRAFCEESVQLKEFLGISGRMLGFDLLKMMLEGPERELTLTENAQPAILSLSVALSDILGEIGAKPDIVAGLSLGEFTALTIAGSLEYADALRLVRLRGMAMQDTISPGEGSMAAIIGLRDEVVERICSETSSSEEVIVANYNCPGQVVVSGLTEKVKVVMESSRREGAKRCVELSVSAPFHSRFLQPVGEILREFLDGVKVSPPKIPVVSNVTGDLFPEDPNEIKELLISQTYSPVRWEQSIRRMIQLGVDKFIEVGPGKVLSGFMKKIDGSITVNTTDSESLETLKEFQEISN, encoded by the coding sequence ATGGTAGCATGGATATTTCCTGGACAGGGAAGTCAGTATGTGGGCATGGGAAGAGCCTTTTGCGAGGAAAGCGTACAACTCAAAGAATTTCTTGGAATCTCAGGCCGCATGCTGGGATTTGATTTGTTGAAAATGATGCTTGAGGGGCCGGAGAGAGAACTTACACTTACTGAAAATGCGCAGCCGGCTATCCTGTCTCTTAGCGTAGCTCTTTCAGACATCCTTGGAGAAATTGGAGCTAAACCGGACATTGTTGCGGGTTTATCCCTTGGTGAATTCACTGCACTTACAATAGCTGGGTCACTTGAATACGCCGATGCTCTTCGCCTTGTCAGGCTGAGGGGAATGGCCATGCAAGATACCATTTCTCCAGGCGAGGGAAGTATGGCGGCGATAATCGGTCTGCGAGATGAAGTTGTTGAAAGGATCTGCTCCGAGACTTCATCGAGTGAAGAGGTAATAGTTGCGAACTATAACTGTCCGGGACAGGTTGTGGTCTCAGGTCTTACAGAAAAAGTTAAAGTCGTAATGGAGAGTTCTAGAAGAGAAGGCGCAAAGAGATGTGTAGAGCTTTCGGTAAGTGCACCTTTCCACAGTCGATTCTTACAGCCTGTAGGAGAGATCTTGAGAGAATTCCTTGATGGTGTCAAGGTAAGCCCCCCGAAGATCCCGGTAGTATCTAATGTAACCGGTGATCTCTTCCCCGAAGATCCGAATGAGATAAAGGAGCTGTTGATTTCTCAGACATACAGCCCCGTAAGGTGGGAGCAATCTATAAGAAGGATGATTCAGCTGGGCGTTGACAAATTCATTGAGGTAGGTCCGGGAAAGGTTCTCAGCGGATTCATGAAGAAGATTGACGGGAGTATTACCGTAAACACTACAGACAGCGAAAGCCTTGAAACACTAAAAGAATTTCAGGAAATTTCTAACTAG
- a CDS encoding DegV family protein — MKDLIAISIDSGCAPTRDFIQSHRLFFMGMKVIIDETEYNDEFDLMENVFYRVVDSSKEFHTAQPPLGQVLEYYNDIKSRGFTELLDIHFSSKMSGLYDTCLMASKMVEGLEVHVVDTKKVSIGAHLVAKRLIELAESGLKIDDVMKRVPWVIDNTFMEFSVPTLKYLIKNGRIGRAQGLAGTLLNIKPILSVDEEGFISPIAKLRGMKRLQDEMVSNIVGFLEKRRRSITLYSIYGSEEYLGVMKETTERAIETIEMNLGISREEIELISGRIWPTIACHSGPAVFGLACYGEKEIE, encoded by the coding sequence GTGAAAGATTTGATAGCAATATCCATTGATTCCGGTTGTGCACCCACGAGAGATTTCATTCAGTCCCACAGGCTCTTCTTCATGGGAATGAAAGTAATCATTGATGAAACGGAATATAACGATGAGTTTGATCTTATGGAAAATGTCTTCTACAGAGTTGTCGATAGCTCTAAGGAGTTTCATACAGCGCAACCACCTCTTGGCCAAGTCCTTGAGTATTACAATGATATAAAATCCAGGGGATTTACGGAACTCCTAGATATTCACTTTTCTTCGAAGATGTCTGGCCTTTACGATACTTGCTTAATGGCTTCGAAGATGGTTGAAGGACTGGAAGTACACGTGGTCGACACAAAGAAGGTCTCCATAGGGGCACATCTGGTTGCAAAAAGATTGATCGAACTTGCCGAATCTGGACTTAAAATCGACGATGTCATGAAAAGAGTACCCTGGGTTATTGATAACACATTCATGGAATTCAGCGTGCCCACTCTTAAGTATCTTATTAAGAATGGCAGAATAGGAAGGGCTCAGGGCCTCGCAGGAACTCTGCTGAACATCAAGCCAATTCTTTCAGTGGATGAAGAGGGTTTCATAAGCCCCATAGCCAAACTCAGGGGAATGAAACGACTGCAAGATGAAATGGTCTCAAATATCGTCGGGTTTCTGGAGAAAAGAAGAAGGTCGATAACTCTATACTCAATCTATGGAAGCGAAGAATACTTAGGAGTAATGAAAGAAACAACTGAGAGGGCCATAGAAACAATTGAGATGAATTTGGGTATTTCGAGAGAAGAGATCGAACTCATAAGCGGGAGAATCTGGCCAACAATTGCTTGTCACAGTGGCCCTGCAGTCTTTGGGTTGGCATGCTACGGGGAGAAAGAAATAGAGTAA
- the recG gene encoding ATP-dependent DNA helicase RecG produces the protein MLRGERNRVMLFEQFLDRCEELFETSLTGKKEVSLLPEFRQLVSLVDKEELSSYVSLEDYFSKFTSYFSKIDNLSNDRKFRRLRNGLEMIEKLRRIFLLRSTEEIESLLGRPVSHSTPIKFAYSVGEARSKILKRMDIETIGDLIHYFPRDYEDRRIIVSISSIVPDCKVSVKGRILNFSVKRVSGYTIISAVASDGFGQLLLKWFNQDYILQKLKKEREYLIHGLAKKTPFGPLEMNSPEIEEVEGEVPREILPVYSLTSGISMKMMRKVIKRNLGLVRSLDNIVPLPFVKSRNLLDRKHAFVSIHFPKSQFEIRKAHDTLAYEEFFVFQAAILHRRRQIQKRYQGLSKDISGVLSRKLIQSLPFELTEDQVKAFNEIREDMRASSPMSRLLQGDVGSGKTLVAELAIVDNYEAGYQSALMVPTSVLAIQHYEKIKRDLSPIGIEVALLTGSMKRSEQDSVRNAMITGAADLVIGTHSLIQEGVEFKNLGLVVVDEQHRFGVKQRENLTSKGSLLDSLVMTATPIPRTLALTAYGDLDISTILTMPKGRTPVRTILLARSRLRELYSFISDELKMGHQAFFIYPLVEESEQVDLKNATDEAARLRDNVFRGVGVELLHGRFTDTEKQEIMQRFRTKKSMILVSTTVVEVGIDVPSATVMVIEHPERFGMAQLHQLRGRVGRSSLKSICTMVMNRSISEEALARLREFASTSSGFDVAELDLKLRGPGEFLGLRQHGIPQFRIGDIVADRDLLFKAREDAKKLIYEDPELSEHGSLRIEMERVYSEKINLIEVG, from the coding sequence ATGCTACGGGGAGAAAGAAATAGAGTAATGCTCTTTGAGCAATTCCTCGATAGATGCGAAGAGCTTTTTGAGACTTCTTTGACAGGGAAGAAAGAAGTAAGTCTTCTCCCCGAATTCAGACAACTTGTTTCGTTAGTGGATAAGGAAGAGCTTTCTTCCTATGTCTCGCTTGAGGATTACTTTTCGAAATTTACTTCATACTTTTCAAAAATCGACAACCTATCGAATGATCGCAAGTTCAGAAGGTTGAGAAACGGACTTGAAATGATTGAGAAACTGAGAAGGATCTTTCTTTTGCGTTCAACCGAAGAAATCGAATCCCTTCTCGGAAGACCTGTTTCTCACTCAACTCCGATCAAATTCGCATATTCTGTTGGCGAAGCAAGATCAAAAATACTTAAGAGAATGGATATCGAAACAATCGGAGATCTGATTCACTACTTTCCAAGAGACTACGAAGATCGCAGGATAATTGTCTCTATTTCCTCGATCGTTCCTGATTGCAAGGTAAGCGTGAAAGGTCGAATTCTAAATTTCTCGGTCAAGAGAGTCTCGGGATACACGATTATTTCAGCTGTAGCGAGTGACGGCTTTGGTCAATTGCTTTTGAAGTGGTTCAATCAGGACTATATTCTTCAAAAGCTGAAGAAGGAGAGAGAGTATTTAATTCATGGATTGGCAAAGAAGACTCCTTTTGGGCCCCTGGAGATGAACTCCCCGGAAATTGAGGAAGTTGAAGGCGAGGTACCAAGAGAGATTCTCCCGGTCTATTCTCTGACTTCGGGGATCTCAATGAAGATGATGAGAAAAGTAATAAAACGTAACCTTGGATTAGTTAGGTCGCTGGATAATATTGTCCCGCTTCCTTTTGTGAAGAGCAGAAACCTTCTTGATAGGAAACATGCCTTTGTTTCAATTCATTTTCCAAAGAGCCAGTTCGAAATAAGAAAAGCACACGACACTCTTGCGTATGAAGAGTTCTTCGTATTCCAGGCTGCAATCCTTCATAGAAGAAGGCAGATTCAGAAGCGTTATCAAGGCCTTTCGAAGGACATCAGTGGAGTTCTTTCCAGGAAATTGATTCAATCATTGCCCTTTGAGTTGACAGAAGACCAGGTGAAAGCCTTTAATGAGATTAGAGAAGACATGAGAGCCTCTTCGCCTATGAGCAGATTACTTCAGGGTGATGTCGGATCTGGAAAGACTCTTGTCGCAGAACTGGCAATTGTGGACAATTATGAAGCTGGTTACCAGAGTGCCCTCATGGTCCCGACTTCGGTCTTGGCAATACAGCATTACGAGAAAATCAAACGAGATCTGTCACCTATTGGAATTGAAGTAGCGTTGTTAACCGGTTCAATGAAAAGAAGTGAACAAGACTCTGTAAGAAACGCGATGATTACTGGAGCAGCAGACTTGGTTATTGGTACTCATTCTCTCATTCAAGAGGGAGTGGAATTCAAGAATCTTGGACTCGTAGTAGTCGACGAGCAACATAGATTCGGAGTGAAGCAGAGAGAAAATCTTACATCTAAGGGAAGTCTTCTAGACAGTCTAGTAATGACCGCCACTCCAATTCCAAGGACTCTTGCCCTAACGGCTTATGGGGATCTCGATATTTCGACTATTCTAACGATGCCGAAGGGAAGAACACCGGTGAGAACAATTCTGCTTGCCAGGAGTAGGTTGAGAGAGTTATACTCTTTCATCTCAGATGAACTGAAAATGGGGCATCAGGCCTTCTTCATATATCCTCTCGTTGAGGAATCAGAACAAGTCGATCTCAAGAATGCAACAGACGAAGCTGCAAGGCTTAGAGACAACGTTTTCCGTGGAGTAGGTGTTGAATTGCTACACGGAAGATTCACTGACACGGAGAAACAAGAGATAATGCAGAGATTCAGAACGAAAAAGAGCATGATTCTTGTTTCCACAACGGTCGTTGAAGTCGGAATTGACGTACCCTCGGCAACGGTAATGGTAATCGAACACCCTGAAAGATTCGGAATGGCACAGTTACATCAGCTCAGAGGACGGGTGGGAAGAAGCAGCCTCAAATCGATATGCACAATGGTTATGAATCGTTCAATTTCAGAAGAAGCTCTTGCAAGGCTAAGAGAATTTGCATCCACCTCAAGTGGGTTTGATGTTGCAGAACTTGATTTGAAGCTGAGAGGACCTGGAGAGTTCCTCGGGTTGAGACAGCATGGAATTCCCCAATTTAGAATTGGAGATATAGTTGCTGATCGAGATCTGCTTTTCAAGGCTAGAGAAGACGCAAAAAAGCTGATTTACGAAGATCCCGAACTCTCCGAACACGGCTCTCTACGAATTGAGATGGAGAGAGTCTATTCAGAAAAGATAAATTTGATAGAGGTCGGATGA